Part of the Besnoitia besnoiti strain Bb-Ger1 chromosome Unknown contig00015, whole genome shotgun sequence genome is shown below.
AAAGCCAAGCTCGCAGCAACTTTGCAGAATTCCAGCGACTGCAGTTTTCCCCGtgcgagcgccgcgtgctTCACGCGTTTCCCACCACCGCTTTATTAACCGCACCCCCTTCCGCCCTGCAGCGATATGCGATTCGGCATCATATCGACGCCCGTCGAATCCAGTTCagaaggaggccgcgagtTCAGTGGCGCCTTGAAGCGCTCACACACAGGCGGTAGCTAAGCAACCGGTGACCGGCTGGGGTTTAGGTGGCGAGATGCATACGACGCACTGCGAAGGCGTCCGTACCTGAAGTTCCGTCGAGGACGGCGCGGTAGACTGCGACTGTGAATCCTAGGCAGTGTCGCAGCAGAACGAAGCTCACGACGTCCCTGATCACCAAAGACAAAGAACGGCGGGAGAAGTCGAAATTCGCGTGGTCAGTCCATGCGCGGACTCGCCCATGCGCCTGAAGCGACGCCTTCACCCCCGCACGCAGTTGCCGAGTGAACCAATTCGTCCGCGCTCCGCCGCATGGGGAAGGCACAGACGACATACAAGCGCTGCGTGTGCACCAGTaggcgccagaggcaggCAGGTAAGGCGAGCCCGTTGCCTGTGAGAGCATAGTCTTTTCCTCGCACTCGGCGCCAGGCCTCAGCGGAGGATGTCTGTGAAGATAAAAAGCTTTGTTCCGCTGGGGGGTACAGCGGAAGGACTGGAGCGTAACTGCGGTACGAAGGCGCAGATGTCGTTTGTGTTTTTTCTTGACGGAAAAGCGGCTAGGCGACTTACCTCGCGACGATGTGGAGAGTGGCGGGAACGATACCGCGGAAGAGACCGAGAAAACCCTCCGCGCCATACACCTGAAAGGGCGAAAACCCTCTCCGCATATTTCGATAAAGCGATGACACTCACAAAGCCCCTTACTGCCACAAACCAATCTGGTTTTGCGCGGCTGTCCGCTAATACGCGAATCGCCCTCCCACCAACTTCCAGTCTCCTTCCatcccctccctccctccccccgccccccccccctcccccccggcAAGAAGGTTTATCCGCCCTCTATCTCTCTCATCTGAAGAGGAGAGTGGGTAAAGCATCCTAGACACTAGAACAGAGCTCTGTATGACCAGGGATGCGCGCCAGTCGCGTGCAGATTTCGGCGTCACCTTTCCCCTAAACGTCGCGCGCAAACCCTAGAATTCGCGGCCGCACAACCCCTTCCGTAgagcctccgccttcgccgcggggcggctgtcgctcgcgcgagcctcgctgCGCCAGTCCTACCGTTTtcagagcggcggcggtgaAGCGGAAGACGTCGAGGGTGCCAAACGTCGCGACGGCGCACTGAGCaagcagcgggcggcggaggattCTGCACACGTACGCAGAGCTGTCCTCTTGAGAGCCGCCTTCCTGGTAGCCTGGCAAGAGATAcgagtcgcggcgcggcggtggaAAATTCACGTAGGGCACCGGGACAAGGTAGGGCGCACAGAGCGTGCGGCTTCGGAtctgcgcagccgcacgcggGACACAGACGCCAGCCAACGAGAGCGAGGTGACAAAAAAAGTCCCATGACACAAAGAGCACTGTGATagagggggaggagaggggcACGGGCGAGAAAACGCATCGCTCCCGGACGGATGGAGCTGCCAGCAAGACTGCGACAGAGAGGTCGAGTCTCTTTTCCTGCAACCGCGGCGACTCAACACAGAGAGACTAGGCTGCCGTCGCAGCACAGGTCGAAAGAAACGCCCTACTGCTCACTACAAAGCAGCAACGCATGATGCAAGTAGACTCGACTGAAAGGAATCCAAGCAATGCGGGGTTCTCGCGGAAACAGGCGAGACCGCGCACGAGGTGTCGCTGGTTGGATGTGTTTGAAATACAGAGTTCAAAGGAGTTGCCTTATCCTCAGTACAAGTCACGCATTGAAAACATACAGATCACAGCCAGAGCATGTATCGATCCTATCGTATTAAAAGTCGCCATCGTCTCTACACCCCAGAGCCAAAAACTCCGAGAGGCGtcccgcgcggaggagcttcCAGTCAGCGCCCAGGAGCGAAGGCGTAGGCTGCGCCAGCCGAACCTACCGTGTAGAGGGGGTAagtgaggaagaagagaccgGTGAGTGAAATGCGGAGTTGCGGAGATTCATCCCGCCCTCCCCCGGCGGCCAAGCgagagggcgcaggcgccatCTTCCACGAGAGGCtgggcctcctccgccggcgtgcacacgccgcgcgccgagaatCGACGCCTCGCGGAGTACACAGACCGCAGACTCGCgtcccgcgacgccgcggaggccagaGGCTCGAATACTACTTCACGCAGCACGTCCCGGAGGCGCAGCATTTATCGATGAAGTCCAGAAACTCCCATCTTTGTGTGTGCGCGGGAAGAGAGACACTGCGTCTCCTCAACAATCTGCCCTAGGCAGAAAGCCAGCCGTCCTCTCATCACAGCCTCCGCAGGTGCCCGCCGAAGCGAATCCCCACGCAAATTCAGTTTGCTTGTATCAAAAGagttcgcgccgcgcccgaacCGTGGAGAGAGGCTGAGAGTTGCTTCCTGAGCTGCGACGGTGTGTGACGGCGCCTCGAGAAAAGGCGAGGACGCTGAGACGCTGTGGGAGCAGAATGGTAGGACGAAAAGATGCAGCAGCGGGAGGCCGGAGAtcctctggcgcgcgccgaactccgagggcgacgacggggtTCGCGCGGAACGCTCTTTGCGGAAGCCTGGAGCCGATTCAGCACGTCACGAAGCGCCTTGCCGCTCACGtatcgtctctctctctccaggTCCTGTGGGATGTTCCGATCGCGTGGCGCGTACCGAGGCCGTTCACTCTTGCGCGCCCACAACAACGCCCGCCGGCAGGAGGAGAGTTTGCTGTGCGAGTGGGCTTGTGCGAGCTCAGGCAggtctgccgctgccgcggtagcgaagacgaaaggaacgccgagaagagaagacgaaagactGGAAAAACCACGTggatgcgccgcgcgggtGTGTGGGAGGGATGGAATtccgcgagagacgcgacgagACAGACGAGTGGAAAAGAGCCGTTGGCTTCTGAGACGGGAGCCGCGCATGCCGCGTGCAAATCAGCCGCAACACACCCCGATTGAAGACGTTACTGGAGGGATGGGACCTAAATGCATGGATCTTAAACGGATCAGAGCGCGGGCAGCCAGGCTTTTCTCAAGGCTCAGTGAAACACGGAAACGGacgcgaaaagaagaaagccgcgcgccgccgctgtcgcgagagagaaaggtcGCAGCTTCTGCTtgcgcgcgtgtgcctgAGGGTGATGGGAGAAAGCCAACAGCGCAGTTGCAGACATTCCTCGCCAGCGCTAAGGTGCGGAAGAAAATTTCCTTCTCGAGGCGAGTTAGACCGGCAGGCATGCAGCAAGGAAACCCTGCGTCGAGGTACTCAGGCACCTTCTCACAGCGAGTCTCACCCGAAACGTCTTTCAAAGAGGCGCCCAGACTGCTCTGCCCCGGCCGCCACAGCCCGCCCGGTGTACGCAAGAGTTCACACTAGGTCGTTAGCAGCCCAGCATCTAACCCAACTCGCACTGTCTTCAGACTTTCAGTCCGAGTAGAGAGCGCCAGAGCCTAGCTCCCCTCACGAAAAGAGAGGGCAAAAGACATTCAGAAGCTCTCGAATCCGCACGCCTCCTGTCGCCGCTGTTCCCAGAGGTAGGCCGCCACCTCCCCCttagccccccccccccccccccttcagAAACAGCGGCAACGAAGACTGAgcggacgccgcaggccATCCAGGACCCTGCAGCTCCCTCTTGGGCGTCACGGCACGCCCCTCGGTGTGCCTCGTCGCTGGTTGTGCTGCTACGGGCTACAGTGAAGTCTCGGGGGCAGTGTCAGCGGTCTGATGCGCGGCACCTGCATCTAAGGACGCCCTCTGAAACTCAGACTTGGAATGGATGACAGCGAGCCAGTCCTGCCGGCCTGGGGggcgtctctgtacaaatgatccgcgatccagaacaGTACAACTCAAGTCAAGAAACACAGACATTATAGGTCCCAGAATGCTGAAGACGACTTCGGTTATGAGATAAAGACAACCAAGGCACCCTTTCTGGTAAGTATATACCAGGAGGTGGACTACCGGTTTAGATCTCGAAATAGGCCTTTGTTACCAGATCCAATCTCGCTCGTGCTTTTCGTGACTAACGACCGACGTGAGGGCGAGGTCTCAGTACTCGGTTTACGGCTAAACAGTGGCTGAATGAAATGGCGGCACGGTCGGCTTCTACTACGGAGCCACGACTATACAGCACAAAGGAAGCGCCTCAGCATGTCTATCTTTTGACAGTTGTCAGCACCGCACACCGGGTCTCTGCTCGCTGGTGGCAGGTGCGGGCAACTGCGCGGCTCTTTTTtacggaggcggaggcggccccCGGCGGACAACGCGAGCGAGATGTGCTGTCTGCTGACACCCTTCTCCTGTGGACTGGAGGGACGCGAGACGGACGCAGAAGCACGGCACTTCAGCAAAGCGTAGGGCGACggccgacagcgacgccgctggcATAGTTTCCGCAGGGCTATACATACGGGTGCTGCCGCCGATGCGTGGCTGCGAGTCTCTAGACCGGCTGCGTGCCCTGTGCTGGATGAagagtgcatgcatgcgaggGGGCTAAGGAACCAACTCTGGATCGTCGCACGCTGTTTTGTGCAGGTGTGGCGGATGTGGCGACATTGAAATCGGTTAAAGTGTGTCGAGGCGCCCGAGCTGGCGCAATCAGCAGAACAACAAACTTCCACCTTGAAAAAATGGCTCCCGAGCCCGGCAGTAGGACAAGAGGCAAATATCGGCTCCTCCCTCTGCACACCCCCGCGGCACACGCCTCCCCAGTGGCGCAGAGTCAACGAGTGAATCGACGACCGGCCTGCGAACATCttgcttcgtctccgccttcgacAGAAACGCGTGCACTGTCACGATTTTGATCTTGCCCTGTTTCCCTCGCAGTTGGTGActcgggggcggaggccgtcGACTGCGTCATGGCACTGGCTCGCGAGATCTGGCTCGGACGAACAGAAAgaggctcgcctgcgccctcagGAAGCGACCGTTCTTCGAAGCCTTCGCCGATGCAGTTCAAAAGAGGGGGGGTCCATCCCCCGCTGTAAAACCTGCAtcgccgcacgcgaggcggcacTGCTGGCACCGctccgcgcagagaggacgcgTTCTTTGTATTCCCTGGCGACCcgtgcgggcgcctcgcagccgccgtgGCAGAGGGTGCGCCTGTTCCCTGAGTTCTGAgttcgctcgccgcgtccgcgggaCTTAGCGGGCCTCAGGACTCGTTACTTTTTCAGCGGCTAGacctcgccgccgacgactGGGAGCACGAGCTTGTGCCCGTACCACTTCGCGTGCACGTAGTAGTAGAAGAAGTCTGCGTACAGGAGAGTctggacgccgccgcccacccAGCTGACGACGTTGACGTGCGGCGGGACTTCGACCACAAAGCGATACACCCAGTTCAGAACGTACATCAGACGGTAGAGCCCCATGCATGCGACGTAGTGCGACGTCAGGTTCTCGACttcccgctgccgctgcagcagaagcagctgcggcagaatCGCCACGCTCTCCATCCAAATGGAGAAGGTCCAGCAGAGGTCGGAGAACGCGAAGGAGTCGGCCGTGATGAGGGACACGATCGCGCACGGCGGCACCAGATACAGCCAGTAGTTGAACGAGTCCGTCTTGGCGTCGTACGTCTGGGAGATGGGCACTTTCTTCTTCATCAAGAAAATGAGGTAGGCTGTGGACAGGATGAAGATCGACTTCATGGCCGAGTTGTAGACCGAAAGGAACGAATACGTCAAGTCAATGTACCGACAGCAGAAAACAATGAGGTAGCACTCCTGCATCCGCGCAGACAGCCCCGCGCAGTTCTTGCTGCGGTACAACTTGAGAAGCAGAACAAAGATCGAGAGCAGATGCAACATGTCTCCGGAGAGACGAAACAAATTCTGCGCCATTTCGCCGCAGAACCTAAACAGACtcgagagggggggggacgggggggcctcgcgaaggccgacgcgtcgcggaggacggaggtcaggagagagaacgaaaaaACAGGCGCGTCAAaaaggacgcgcgcgatGCGAGCGGGCAGCAGGTACCCCTCGCAGAAGCAGGGCCGGAGGGTTTCCagtcttccctctctctacACGCGCAAGAGGGCGCTGTCTGGAGAGATCGGCTAGGGCAGGACACAAAAAAAAGCTCGATACACcaagcagccgcggcgaagtCCTTGCATGAAGAGAAGACCCAGAGGGACAGCAACGGCGAGTGAAGCCTGCGCCAGGCGGCTTCACCGGGCGTGACGAAAAACTTGAGCTAACCAACGAGAGACGAGAAACGGGCACGCTGTACAAGCGTGGCGCCCGTGACGGCAGGTTCTCAACCACCAGGCAACGACTGTTCTTTGCGAGGCACAAACAGAACGCCAAGGGCGACTTCGCGCGCTGGTGGAGACTCGAGAGCTTCTCCGAACTCACACCTAAATTTGGGGCCTCCAGGGGACTCGACAGATGGCGCGGCTGCTTTCGGCACTCAAAGAAAAGAGCAACGGCGCGTCCGTAGCGTGTCGAATGTGAGAATAGACGCACGCCCCAAGGGAAAACACACAGATCTGCCTCGCGGATGTGTGGACGCCCGTAAGCAAACTGTCGTGCGCCACTGAGGTCGCAGGTGAGACGCGACTTGACTGCAGACGGCTACGAATGAGAAGCTGTCAGGATATGTGCACTGCGCAAAAAGTTGGACACTATTTCCAGTGAAACGGTCGCGGGCGACGTCACATGCAGGGAGAGCAAAGAAGACGACCAACTAGATGCAGAGAGCGCTTAGTGCTTCTTTCGGAAAGTCCGGAAAGAGGAGACGGCATACGCCATCGAACAGAAAATCAGGTCGGCTGCATACACTAATTGGAAGAGGCCATTTCGATTTGCGAggcagcgcatgcggacCCGCggggcgctctctgcgcactGAAATCTCGGGAGAAacaagagaagaaaagccgAAGCACAGTTCAGAAGGACCAGGGGACGAACTACGAAACTCGCAACAAGTTGATCTCATGTTTCTGCAGGAAACTGTGTGCGGTGTCTGGACGAATGCTGCGCAGGGTGTTGGGTCGAGAGCGCGATAAAACCGAAGGCATCACGAACTCGAAAGTTCAAAGTTGTGAAATCTTGGGAAGAATCCTCGTGCGCACAGCAGGCACGCGGCTCCAGCGACTCTCCTTCATGCCTTCTcgcagggggcggcgacggcgaacgaAGCGCGGACACAGAGCGAGTCGCGCACTCGCGAGACTAGAGAGCCGCCCGCCGAAGGTGAGGAGGAGCGCCCTCCTGCCCTCCCCTCGCAGGCTTCTGAAACAGCTATCGACCTCAGCGTCCGAAGCAACTGGAAAGCAGATGAGGAAGACATCCCCCCGAAGTACATTCAAAGTTGCAAAAACCAGATTCGTCTGCCCGCCACTTGTCGTTGCATCGATGCTCGCTCCCATCACCGGATCTCCCGCTGTGCGCTACAGCCCTTGGCCTCCTGCTGGTAGCCACCCCAGGCTACAGACGAAGCGAGCAACCGTTCCTGCCTCGAGGGCTGCCACCGAGAGATATGTCATTTTCTTGGGGTTTTTAGATGGTGTGCCGCGAGGTTCCCTAGACGAGTGCGCCTGCCGAAGTCTTCCagctcggcgcgcctgcggggtGCGACGAGGGCATCAGGTCCCCGAGgaccgcccgcggcgcctctccgaCCTGACCTCGACACAGTAAATCGTCGACCCTGACCGCCTGAGAGGAGCAGCGAGCCAGTTCGAGGAGAGCCAGTGAAGGGTGCTGAATGGACTAGCACGGCTGGCGAACAGATGGTCCTCTGTTGGTGGTGCTGGTTTGACGAATCTTGTATGGAGCGTCGTGAACCGATCGGTAGCCTAGCTTAGCTCGTGTCTGACAACGATCAAGGAACCGACGTCggaaagggagagaggagagacccTCAGTGCGTCCGCGAGCAAATGTCACGGGGCCGGAGTGACAGCCCTGTGTGGACTGCGCCGGGGGGCCCCGTACACCGAGCGAAACCCGTGGTGTAGCCCGGGAGAGCTAAAGGCGTCGAGAACGCTTCACTCAGCGCGCGTTCAAAGAAACGCGTCTTGTAGTCTTCAAGTCTCTACCAGGGAAGGCGTCAGGCCACAGGGGGCTTCTTTGTAATATTTGTGTGACCAGCATGCCGACACAAGACTAACACCAAACGCCCCACTGTATAAGAATTGAACCAATCACGTCGTATGCGAGACACGGAACAGACCGTCGCCAGGCCCCGGATTCAAGTTCTCGTGTGCCTGTCATGACTGCCATGTAAGAAAACGACGAAACCTCAGCAACAGCGTGTTGTGCACGTCGCGGACAAGTCCCTCAGACTCCTGTTTTCCCAACCTTCCTCGTGGTCAAAGTGCTGTATTCCGCCTCGGAGAAGACGCTGAAGCCGAAACAGCGTACGCTCAGTGAACCGGGTAAATGTGACTGCGGTGACTGAAAGAGTGGCGCGGGTAGCAACCTCGCACGGCACTGTTTCGCGCCTTTCGGAGACTAGCGTGTGATACGCAGTTCATGAGCTCTCCGTTGGACTCTCGAAATCGGTCCCCTCTGGCAGCAAGCGAAGGGCAACAGGCAAAACGTGACGGTGGGTCCTGCGAACACTGCCCGGGGTGTGCCAGGCAGGGCAGGACTGGCAGGGAGCCTGGAATTCAGTCTCAGTGTTTGAAAAACTGCTCCCTTGAAGTGTTGaagtagtagttttctctcgctgttaaggTGAGGTCTCCGTACAAGTGATCCACGATCCAGAACTATACGCGAAGCGGTTGCCTGGCGAACGGATCCAGGTGGCTTCCGTGCTCCTCCGGTGTATTTGATACTTTTTAGATTTTCCCCCTGGGATCCACTGACGTTTTTAGGGCGAAGCAGTGTCCCTTTCTGTTAGCCACAATCGATAGTCTGTCTTCCCTCACACGCCAGCCTCCAACTGCTGCCGCGACGATGCGCCGGTGGGGGGGTCTCTTGTTGAGGGCGACGGAGCCGAGAAGAAAGGCGTGCGACGCACACGGAGACACCCGGGAGAAGTGCCTCTGCGTGAGGCGAATAGCTTCCTTTGTCAGTGGAGTCGAGGCTCCTGAAGGTTGCCGCGGAAGTTTTCGGCGTGTTCCGTTTACAGGTGGTGGAAAGGCTGCGCTGGCCTCCCGAGGTGCCAGTCTTCTGCATGTGCCCTGTCTCACGCTGCGCCCTGAACTCGAGTGCGCCGCGAGCGTAGCGACTGCGCGGCTGAATCGGCGGTGCCCgttgtcgcgcgcggctccacCGCGAAAGCTGCGCTGCTCTCAACTCGCAGCGTCGACGCGAGCGAAAGAGGTTCGGGTCAACGGAAGTGAACAGAAGGGCGGCAACAGGCTGTCTGTCTCCATTTTCCTTTCCCACGTTTTCGCAGGGGTGATGTGGCTCACCTGAAAGGCACGTTTTGCGCACATCTGTTGTCTCCGAACGCGCCCCCGGATGTGTTGCCCGGCCGCGCCGATTTGACGTCGCGGGGTGTAGGTTCATCCTTGCTTTGTGAATGTGTCTTCGTCGCTTTTTTCAAGGGTTTCGTACAGCAACCGTGATTTCCCAGTTTCCCCTGGTTTTTGTGAGCAAGCTCCTGACCCGCAAGCGGCGAATGACGTTTGCGCCGCGACCCGAGCTAGGCCAGGACGCAAGTCGGCCTGCTTTATCCTGAGCACGCGTCAGCGGTGCTCCTCCAGTCTCGCCATTTGTTTCCAGCTGCTCAGTTTGGTTTTCCTTGCGGACGTAGCGGACGAATTTGACCATCGTGAATCCCTCTGACTAGCGACTAGGGTGGGCATGGGGCTCGCAGCAGGTGCCTGCCGGGTGAGCGAGAAGGCCCTTTTCCTGGTGAGACAGGGAGCGCGCGGACCCGTGTGTTTCCTGTCAACATGTCCGTCTGCGTTTTTCCACTATGTAGTTCCGTGCCAGTCTGTACGCACTTCTGCGGAAGTTAGTATACTATGTGTCACtacagagaggcagcgcgcatgcgcgaacTGCATCGTCATCCATTCCCAGTTTCCATTCGCAGAACCCCACGCCCTGGCGTTCCAACCTCAGGGCCTAGGCAGGGTCATTTCCTTGCCAAGAGCTCTAGGCACGTCTCTTAGTAGTCCCCTCTGAATTTTCCCCGTcacgctgcgccgcgtgaTTATGCGCTGCGTCTTGCCTCGGGGGGATCGTTTGCGAGGCTCGTGCTGTGCGCATCCCGctccacggcggcggagccgcttTTTCCCCATCGAGTCGCATCATGGTGGCAAGCTGCCAGAAGGCAGCCTGGCGGCTGGGTGTCTTCCTCGCCATCTCTGCCCTCGCGCTTGTTCTCCAGCACTCCCGCGTTGTCGCGAGTAACAAAGCTAGCGATCTTGTGTCGTggctggagcgccgccgtcaccgcgcggcgccgcctcacgGCAAGGCTTCTgggggcgcggggcgaggcaACACAAGCGGCATTGTGAACGGCGACAACGCTAAAACGCCTTCTGcggggggggcagcggcgggctcgGCGAGTGCGCCAGGGGGAAAAGCCGCTGACTCGCGGCACAAAAAGCCGTCGCCCAACCATGCGGCCGgaggcgctccagcggcagcgggcaGAACGAACGCTGCGAACGATCGcccgagagaaggcgcggacgaTGCAAGAGGCGGGCGGCACCCGTCGCAGGACTCGGCAGGAGCACGCAGCGACGACAGAGCCTCACTGGGAGGCACGACCAGCGACCACGAACCCGGCTTCACGCTTGTCGGAGATGCCCTGGCGCGCGAACAAGAACTCGCGTTCCAGTGGAAAGAGCAGCTCCACGGCCACCGGCACCCCAAACTTATCAAATCTTTCGCGGAGCAGGTGAGAGAGCCTgtcctgcagcaggcgcagacgcatgtGCAAAGAGGAAAGGTAGTGCCCATCCAGCCTGCGGTCGtgggaagggggggagggggggggaaggcgggGTCAGGGATAGGTGACGCGAGTAGCTGTTTTGCAAGCGAACGGACCCcaggctgcagcagaggagtTCCACACACGTTTTTGTCCACTGCAGATAATTCACCGCAGGAGACGGAGCCTGCGCAGGGTCTTTGTTTGACTGCCACGCGCGGCTGTCCGCGGCCACACGGGACTGGACTGAACTCTTTCGGGGCCGAGACCCCCCGGCGACTACCGGGGTGCGGAGCCGTGACTCGGGACCCAGGTTTCCCACCGTTCATGAGACCGCGGGGTGGTTCTGTGGTGTCGGTGTTTCTTCAccagaaa
Proteins encoded:
- a CDS encoding endoplasmic reticulum lumen protein retaining receptor (ERD2) family protein (encoded by transcript BESB_027170), with translation MAQNLFRLSGDMLHLLSIFVLLLKLYRSKNCAGLSARMQECYLIVFCCRYIDLTYSFLSVYNSAMKSIFILSTAYLIFLMKKKVPISQTYDAKTDSFNYWLYLVPPCAIVSLITADSFAFSDLCWTFSIWMESVAILPQLLLLQRQREVENLTSHYVACMGLYRLMYVLNWVYRFVVEVPPHVNVVSWVGGGVQTLLYADFFYYYVHAKWYGHKLVLPVVGGEV